TCTCCGCCAATGCCTCGGCCAGGCACTGGCGGGTGAACTCGGTCGCCGCATAAATGCCCTCGGCTTGCGCGGTGTCAGCGCCCCACATGATCCGATCGGATGGCATCGCCTCAAGCCATTCTTGATAGGCGCGCTTGCCCATCGAGTAGCTCAGCGTCGGCAGCCAGCACGAGTCGATCCATACATTGCGATACTTCATGCCGATCACGGCGGTTTCGCCGATCCATGGGTAGCCGCCGTGGAAGAGGATGAACTTGGTTTGCGGATTGGCTTGAATCAGGTCGACCAGTAGCAGTGGGTTTGACCCCTGAATCCGCGCCTGGCCGGTATGAATCTGAAACGGCAGTTCATGCTTGGCACTGAGCTTGACGATTTGCCAAAACATGAAATCCTCAAACTCCTGGAACTCGTCCGGCGAAAGATCGGATTGCTTACGGCCGAAATACTTCGCCGCGCGCTCTTGCGGGACATTCTCATAGCGCAGCGTTCGTTGGTAGGCTTGAGTCGACTTCAAACAAGCCGTATCGGCGGCGACCGCCTGGCGGAAGATTTCGTCAACTACGATCAAGTAATCATCCAGCGATTGGATCTTCTTGCCGATCTTCTCGGCGAAAACGTAGGGGCTGTCGCTGGCCGAAGCAAAGTGGCTGGGATGGGTGCCGCCGATCATCATCGACACGTTTAACACGGGAACCGAGAACTTGTAGGCCCGCTCGAACTGCAGGCGATTCCAATAGGGATCGATGAACATCAGTTCGATATTGGCGCGACGCGTGATGACGTCCAGCAGCCACCGGTCGTTTTGATAATTGGCAAAGATCTTGTCGTTAAGCTCGCGCGCTTGCTCATCGGTGACGGTATCGAAATCGACGCCGTACAGGTCTCGGAATCC
The Pirellulales bacterium DNA segment above includes these coding regions:
- a CDS encoding amidohydrolase family protein — protein: MDHLPSLRRCASLVYLLIVGCVIGGSHSWAADIKQTPLYTRLKQAIDAVPAIDTHDHLRPFDQLPNKDETDRGVGITLHSIFAGSYYPGINRLSPWPAGKSFDAWWQVARHDFDDARATSFYRYLLPGFRDLYGVDFDTVTDEQARELNDKIFANYQNDRWLLDVITRRANIELMFIDPYWNRLQFERAYKFSVPVLNVSMMIGGTHPSHFASASDSPYVFAEKIGKKIQSLDDYLIVVDEIFRQAVAADTACLKSTQAYQRTLRYENVPQERAAKYFGRKQSDLSPDEFQEFEDFMFWQIVKLSAKHELPFQIHTGQARIQGSNPLLLVDLIQANPQTKFILFHGGYPWIGETAVIGMKYRNVWIDSCWLPTLSYSMGKRAYQEWLEAMPSDRIMWGADTAQAEGIYAATEFTRQCLAEALAEKVERGELREDHALRIGRQIMRDNALKLFPKLRRQLWRTDT